In Choloepus didactylus isolate mChoDid1 chromosome 6, mChoDid1.pri, whole genome shotgun sequence, one DNA window encodes the following:
- the LOC119536479 gene encoding serum amyloid A-2 protein-like, with amino-acid sequence MKLFTGLMFCSLVLGVSSQRWWSFPREAVQGARDMWRAYSDMREANFKNSDKYFHARGNYDAAKRGPGGEWAAKVISDARENFQRVTDFFKFGDSGHGVEDSRADQIANEWGRSGKDPNHFRPPGLPEKY; translated from the exons ATGAAGCTGTTCACTGGTCTCATGTTCTGCTCCTTGGTGCTGGGAGTCAGCAGCCAAAGGTGGTGGTCGTTCCCCAGGGAAGCTGTGCAAG GGGCTAGAGACATGTGGAGAGCCTACTCTGACATGAGGGAAGCCAATTTCAAAAATTCAGACAAATACTTCCACGCTCGAGGGAACTATGATGCTGCGAAGAGGGGTCCTGGGGGCGAATGGGCTGCTAAAGTGATCAG CGATGCCAGGGAGAATTTCCAGAGAGTCACAGACTTCTTTAAGTTTGGAGACAGTGGCCACGGCGTGGAGGACTCGAGGGCTGACCAGATTGCCAATGAATGGGGCCGGAGTGGCAAAGACCCCAATCACTTCCGACCTCCTGGTCTACCTGAGAAGTACTGA